The following proteins are encoded in a genomic region of Chryseobacterium cucumeris:
- a CDS encoding TolC family protein has protein sequence MKNNLLIFTFSFFAFPAFGWAQSAPDFKELLDSAMVRDSNLKMQITQNKLTDLDEHKLKDIFLPTLELSGQAGYLNGTARLTSPEFNLAPFINIPEGTFNNNFNVSGFSGIAKADAKMLLYSGGKVKYMKKAVEEKKKSEDILLEKTKDEVIATISKAYDQLALIHQSKKVLDESKKRLDINRKTADKALGYGLITPYDHKKIELAQATLDAKMVEYEGKKELLLTQLYILTGIQRERLRMIDPVLSPVELLAAEKGIEQRAEIRALEHGISAADYKIKAERTWMIPKVQLMASAYYIGLYGNRIKSSENIIPAVPILGYEGKKLDWRPNNINVFPLITAGVGFKWEIFDGKEGKHAEETAKVGKEVLQNQKDDALKKLTLNLANNQTNYDIASAQIALKAKEKELAKNALVQAEKEFRYGMSKSSQLIDAENDLEVAELEYQNAIFNQRRAGIELMRSTQELDITKFYLIP, from the coding sequence TTAGTTTTTTTGCTTTCCCCGCTTTTGGCTGGGCACAGTCTGCGCCGGATTTTAAAGAACTTCTGGATAGTGCTATGGTTCGGGACTCGAACCTTAAAATGCAGATTACCCAAAATAAGCTTACCGATCTTGACGAGCACAAACTGAAGGATATCTTTCTTCCAACCCTGGAATTGAGCGGTCAGGCCGGTTATCTTAACGGAACAGCAAGACTGACGTCCCCGGAATTCAATCTCGCTCCCTTTATCAATATTCCCGAAGGGACTTTCAACAATAATTTCAATGTATCCGGATTTTCAGGTATTGCCAAGGCAGATGCCAAAATGCTGCTGTATTCAGGAGGAAAGGTGAAGTACATGAAAAAAGCGGTGGAAGAAAAGAAAAAGTCTGAAGATATCCTTCTGGAAAAAACAAAAGATGAGGTGATTGCCACCATTTCCAAAGCCTATGATCAGTTAGCATTGATTCATCAGTCTAAAAAGGTTCTGGATGAAAGTAAAAAAAGATTGGATATCAACCGAAAAACAGCTGATAAAGCGCTTGGCTATGGTTTGATAACGCCTTATGACCATAAGAAAATTGAACTCGCCCAGGCTACTCTGGATGCTAAAATGGTAGAATATGAAGGGAAAAAAGAACTTCTTCTTACCCAGCTTTATATTTTGACAGGGATTCAAAGAGAAAGGCTCAGAATGATTGATCCTGTATTATCTCCTGTAGAATTGCTGGCTGCAGAAAAAGGGATTGAACAGAGAGCAGAAATCCGTGCACTGGAACATGGAATCAGTGCGGCGGACTATAAAATAAAAGCGGAAAGAACGTGGATGATTCCAAAAGTACAACTGATGGCTTCCGCCTATTATATCGGATTATACGGAAACAGAATAAAGTCATCCGAAAATATCATTCCTGCTGTGCCAATTCTTGGATATGAAGGGAAAAAACTAGACTGGAGACCGAATAACATCAATGTATTTCCATTGATTACTGCAGGGGTTGGTTTTAAATGGGAAATTTTTGACGGGAAAGAAGGAAAACATGCTGAAGAAACCGCCAAAGTCGGAAAAGAAGTATTGCAAAATCAGAAAGATGACGCTTTGAAAAAGCTGACATTGAATCTTGCCAATAATCAAACCAATTATGATATTGCTTCTGCACAAATTGCCCTGAAAGCCAAAGAAAAAGAACTGGCAAAAAATGCACTCGTACAGGCAGAAAAAGAATTCAGGTACGGAATGAGCAAATCTTCACAGCTTATTGATGCCGAAAATGATCTTGAAGTTGCAGAACTGGAATATCAGAATGCCATTTTCAACCAGAGAAGAGCGGGGATAGAACTGATGAGATCTACCCAGGAACTGGATATCACCAAATTTTATTTAATCCCTTAA
- a CDS encoding HlyD family secretion protein, translated as MHKNIFILFAALFLLGSCDKKNEKIKEPEGKTKKDVISFAPKVTGRILKIYVSEGQTVKKGDTLAQLDVPEVSAKIAQAQGAVSAATAQEQMAKNGATADQMRQLQAKYKGLKEQYEFAQKSYRRANNMFRDSLMSPQAHDEIYAKLQGAKAQYDAVVAELDDVKRGTRFEKVEMAAGQASQAKGALQEANVAYSERYIIATNDMEIETISLNTGELATAGFALFNGYIPESTFFRFTIPESAISKYKKGQEVTMQVVYNKENLTGTIVYIKQLTKYADITTAYPDYQLQDAIYEIKVKPKDMNKAKNILVNANVILK; from the coding sequence ATGCATAAAAATATATTTATACTCTTCGCTGCTCTGTTTTTATTGGGGAGCTGTGACAAAAAGAATGAAAAAATCAAAGAACCGGAAGGGAAAACCAAAAAGGATGTCATCTCTTTTGCCCCTAAAGTTACCGGAAGGATTCTTAAAATATATGTTTCTGAAGGTCAGACTGTGAAAAAAGGAGATACTCTGGCTCAGCTTGATGTACCGGAAGTTTCTGCAAAAATTGCACAGGCGCAAGGGGCAGTGAGTGCCGCAACTGCTCAGGAGCAAATGGCAAAAAACGGAGCGACAGCCGATCAGATGAGACAGCTTCAGGCCAAATATAAAGGATTGAAAGAACAATATGAATTTGCTCAGAAATCATACAGAAGAGCCAATAATATGTTCCGCGACAGTTTAATGTCTCCACAGGCCCATGACGAAATCTACGCAAAATTACAGGGCGCAAAGGCACAATATGATGCTGTAGTGGCAGAACTGGATGATGTGAAAAGAGGAACCCGTTTCGAAAAAGTAGAAATGGCAGCCGGACAGGCATCACAGGCTAAAGGCGCTTTACAGGAAGCAAATGTAGCCTATTCCGAAAGGTATATCATTGCCACCAATGATATGGAAATTGAGACCATCAGCCTGAATACAGGCGAGTTGGCAACCGCTGGTTTTGCTCTGTTCAACGGATATATTCCTGAGAGTACTTTTTTCAGATTTACCATCCCGGAAAGTGCTATTTCAAAATATAAAAAAGGACAGGAGGTCACCATGCAGGTAGTCTATAACAAAGAAAACCTTACGGGAACTATCGTGTATATTAAACAGCTGACAAAGTATGCGGATATCACCACGGCTTACCCGGACTATCAGTTACAAGACGCTATCTACGAGATCAAAGTAAAACCCAAAGACATGAATAAGGCTAAAAATATTTTAGTCAATGCCAACGTAATCCTGAAATAA
- a CDS encoding ABC transporter permease translates to MKEFFRLLKREFKLFIGNSTLRTVFFLAPVFYATLLGFVYKSGKVENTPVLVVDRDNTPLSNQLTEMLDDNKSIKIIRYLQEPLSIKDEVIRHEAAAVVIIPSRFEGDMLQKKYPELNVYINTGNVLTANFASKALQLTIGTFSAGASIKALQKAGMPAAKAATQYEPFKANYITLFNTTGNYLIFMWPAMLAVVLQQVILLAMAVSFASEFERGSFVKEYLKMKKWAFPTMLIKVIPIWVFSVLIVGIYYFMHMIFHVPMPEGIFNFILLTAVFVGSVSFLGVFISILIPDALKATQILMVIASPAFIISGFTWPLNAMPAFVQFIANIIPLTPFLQAFKILLIQKGSVELTFPYLKHLSILLVIYAVIGWIALKIKLWFIFKKSAPQEITIEDTSREEIE, encoded by the coding sequence ATGAAAGAATTTTTCCGTCTTTTGAAACGTGAGTTCAAACTTTTTATCGGCAATTCCACCTTAAGGACGGTGTTCTTTTTGGCACCGGTTTTCTATGCCACCTTGCTGGGGTTTGTCTACAAAAGCGGAAAAGTTGAAAATACTCCTGTTTTGGTTGTTGATAGAGACAATACACCGTTATCCAACCAACTGACGGAAATGTTGGATGATAATAAAAGCATCAAAATTATCAGATATCTGCAGGAACCTTTAAGCATAAAAGATGAGGTAATCAGGCATGAGGCAGCTGCTGTGGTTATTATTCCCTCAAGATTTGAAGGAGATATGCTGCAGAAAAAATATCCTGAACTGAATGTGTATATCAATACAGGAAATGTTTTAACGGCAAATTTTGCATCAAAAGCACTTCAGCTGACCATAGGAACGTTTTCTGCCGGAGCTTCCATTAAAGCACTTCAGAAAGCAGGAATGCCTGCTGCAAAGGCTGCAACACAATATGAACCTTTCAAAGCCAATTATATCACCCTCTTTAACACTACCGGAAATTATCTGATTTTCATGTGGCCCGCAATGCTGGCAGTGGTATTACAGCAGGTCATTCTGCTGGCAATGGCAGTGAGTTTTGCCTCTGAATTTGAAAGAGGATCTTTTGTGAAAGAATATCTTAAAATGAAAAAATGGGCTTTCCCGACCATGTTGATAAAAGTCATTCCGATCTGGGTGTTTTCTGTTCTTATTGTAGGTATTTATTACTTTATGCACATGATTTTCCATGTTCCGATGCCGGAAGGAATTTTTAATTTTATTCTTTTGACCGCTGTTTTTGTAGGATCGGTTTCATTTCTGGGAGTATTCATCAGTATTCTGATTCCGGATGCTTTGAAGGCGACACAAATCCTGATGGTCATTGCTTCGCCGGCTTTCATTATCAGTGGTTTTACATGGCCTTTGAATGCAATGCCTGCTTTTGTACAGTTTATCGCGAATATTATTCCGTTGACTCCCTTTTTACAGGCTTTCAAGATCTTATTGATTCAAAAAGGTTCGGTAGAGCTTACTTTCCCGTATCTGAAACATCTAAGTATCCTTTTAGTAATATATGCTGTTATCGGCTGGATTGCTTTAAAGATCAAACTATGGTTTATTTTCAAAAAATCTGCACCCCAGGAAATTACAATTGAGGATACTTCTCGGGAAGAGATAGAGTAG